Proteins from one Athalia rosae chromosome 8, iyAthRosa1.1, whole genome shotgun sequence genomic window:
- the LOC110117435 gene encoding serine-rich adhesin for platelets, protein MYQRPDTPEVQSPWLVRAEVTIRHAATDSGSAPRGPTGPTEESGGLRMVYKWSQDPRFSSNVQRSSPAETPAASYEFQRGNILFTSTPPPRSSAAFRPSAAVSRRYPAFAGTPCTDSPASQNLGVNVSDSGYNSEQFSPQSYSSLPLRRPSQQYNRRCKSTCSIVLSTAGNPIDGDVQRETPLAPISAATSRTTSKCGDPWCYHSAEKAQPGSSGLPMSGIGQFSTVPEACEDCVEGITSGRKAFTTHFCTRVPGKNSPGRTPPLNSSHRDAASQTTDIESQDSQSSISASTSRSRNYDSRRKTAPSLLRRLEERETPRETREKEAEKSSVSARGNTRPVSVEKDAADSSGKDDTSKRKSRTVHIDVYCTGSEEDVDDSSYADTSDDSSSSSSSDDDDNVKEKSSTVFESDKVKVTHTRPPENRLPRGLQDDKAFLKRSAERRCESFKQAPMRMPSLASSRGYETDDVLSSLYPSQFSSYSAIRDLDSAASSCAGISQASYDSAAATSWKDTFSDLESLMNSRASLTPCDSFEYANSSDRERIEKLEKTWRDQESKGHKSKTWRSPQVERRQLLQDRKMKEFLDKHPVRWSSPESTAESDDSAGVGWSFVSSDDNSNVVRRDSTVRRSSKEKTVPDTPVQREARVSPLPNETEDRGCLSDGSHQPFNFREKVGPFGKRDSSPLQERVESRVTSPFTTPQGEKTDHLVKAEKFGRTVGAFRKPGHHVGPSKNPSCSCEHCRRFFEGDGPRGRSRSVGDVERRPGSWFRRDKVIISQAPRTSKDGDT, encoded by the exons ATGTACCAACGTCCGGATACCCCCGAGGTACAATCGCCGTGGTTGGTGCGCGCCGAGGTAACGATACGGCATGCTGCTACCGATTCCGGAAGCGCGCCACGCGGGCCCACCGGACCTACGGAAGAATCGGGGGGACTCAGAATGGTCTACAAATGGAGTCAAGATCCGCGATTTTCGTCTAACGTCCAAAGATCATCCCCTGCCGAAACTCCCGCCGCTTCTTACGAATTTCAACGAGGGAATATCCTGTTCACCTCGACACCACCGCCGAGGTCGTCCGCCGCGTTTCGACCCTCCGCCGCCGTATCTCGTCGTTACCCCGCGTTCGCCGGTACACCCTGCACCGATTCTCCGGCGTCGCAAAATTTGGGGGTCAACGTCTCCGACTCCGGATACAACAGCGAACAATTCTCTCCGCAGTCCTACTCGAGCTTACCTCTGAGAAGACCCTCCCAACAGTATAATCGAAGATGCAAAAGCACCTGCAGCATCGTTCTTTCGACGGCCGGCAATCCGATCGATGGAGACGTGCAACGAGAAACTCCTCTGGCACCGATATCTGCAGCGACCTCGCGGACAACTTCGAAATGTGGGGATCCATGGTGTTATCATTCTGCGGAGAAAGCACAGCCGGGTTCATCTGGTCTGCCGATGTCGGGCATTGGCCAGTTTTCCACGGTGCCAGAGGCCTGCGAGGACTGTGTCGAGGGTATAACGTCCGGTAGAAAAGCTTTCACCACCCATTTCTGCACTCGAGTGCCcgggaaaaattcaccggGCCGAACACCGCCGTTGAACAGCAGTCATCGCGACGCCGCCTCTCAGACCACCGATATCGAATCTCAAGATTCGCAGAGTTCCATCTCCGCGTCGACGAGTAGGAGCAGAAATTACGACTCGAGAAGAAAAACGGCGCCGAGTCTTTTGAGGCGATTGGAGGAACGGGAGACTCCGCGAGAG ACTCGGGAGAAAGAAGCCGAAAAATCGTCGGTTAGCGCTAGGGGGAATACACGTCCGGTGTCGGTGGAAAAAGACGCGGCCGATTCATCGGGGAAAGACGATACGTCGAAGCGAAAATCGCGAACCGTTCACATCGACGTTTATTGCACCGGTTCGGAGGAGGACGTCGACGACAGTAGTTACGCCGACACCTCGGAtgattcctcctcctcctcctcctctgacgacgacgacaacgtcAAGGAGAAATCGTCGACGGTTTTCGAAAGCGATAAGGTCAAGGTGACGCACACGCGCCCCCCGGAGAACAGATTACCCCGCGGTCTCCAGGACGACAAAGCCTTCCTGAAACGATCCGCCGAAAGACGATGCGAAAGCTTCAAACAGGCACCCATGAGAATGCCGTCGTTGGCCAGTTCCCGAGGATACGAAACCGACGACGTTCTCAGCTCTTTGTACCCGTCCCAGTTCAGCTCTTACAGCGCGATCAGGGACCTTGATTCCGCGGCGTCGTCCTGCGCCGGGATCAGTCAGGCTAGCTACGATTCGGCGGCCGCTACGTCCTGGAAGGATACGTTTTCCGACCTGGAATCCCTGATGAACAGTAGAGCGAGTCTGACGCCGTGCGACAGTTTCGAATACGCTAACTCCTCGGACCGCGAACGAATAGAGAAGCTCGAAAAAACCTGGAGGGACCAGGAGAGCAAGGGGCACAAATCGAAGACTTGGCGCTCACCGCAAGTGGAGAGGAGACAATTGCTGCAggacagaaaaatgaaggagttTCTCGACAAACACCCGGTACGATGGTCGTCCCCCGAAAGTACCGCTGAATCGGACGACAGCGCAGGAGTTGGCTGGAGCTTCGTCTCCAGCGACGACAACTCGAACGTTGTCAGAAGAGACTCGACCGTCCGACGATCCAGCAAGGAGAAAACCGTCCCCGATACTCCAGTTCAACGGGAAGCTCGAGTCTCGCCCTTGCCGAACGAGACGGAAGATCGCGGATGTCTGAGCGACGGTTCCCATCAACCCTTCAATTTCCGTGAGAAAGTCGGTCCTTTCGGGAAGAGAGATTCGTCCCCGCTTCAGGAGAGAGTCGAATCGAGGGTTACTTCCCCGTTCACGACTCCCCAGGGAGAGAAAACCGATCATCTTGTGAAGGCGGAAAAATTCGGGAGAACAGTCGGCGCCTTCCGTAAACCGGGACATCACGTCGGTCCCTCGAAAAATCCGTCCTGTTCGTGCGAACATTGCAGGAGATTTTTCGAAGGTGACGGACCCCGTGGACGGTCCAGATCCGTCGGCGATGTGGAACGACGACCCGGTTCGTGGTTCAGGCGTGATAAAGTTATCATCTCGCAGGCGCCACGTACCTCGAAAGACGGAGatacctga
- the LOC105693069 gene encoding conserved oligomeric Golgi complex subunit 6 isoform X2 — protein MTREVKSALDGIYDDVVAMNTSVQTMTNQLQTTKTQTFQLIDQTTKLQNESKKLCMQQDIANAFIKNFQLTPAELAILHGPSRETPITSDFFVVVDRVQEIHGNCRILMQSGYQTLALDVMQRMTLLQEAALERLYRWTQSQCRHIENELLAPLLIKAMSKLEDRPVLYKYVLDEYCTARRSILVGSFIDALTLGDGFGGSSNPIEMHAHDPKRYVGDMLAWLHQAIPVEKENILTLVKACDKSDVSDQIKQALGNITEGLCHPLKSRVEHILAVEAPATVLYSVTTLIRFYQSIITQVVPDSVLTTTLNDLLEQSDRSFVTRLQRETRAALGDRADPPGTDLVPAPSVSRLLSLLNEVLSVASIAEEREKDMLQIVSCVIDPLLQEVNETASRLPTVDMAVYLLNCMHQIQSTLALYEYMDQRLERLQAQADAQIDTLTSEQASSLVANLNLGPIYTILQGREQGPLSSIPGMDPLSVKEFTNKLEAFLVMPDILLLPQISLLQSNTHRTVTQKRSFEVIGAIYKQLYDACHNPKNNYQNPNSLFTKTPEELLKALVS, from the exons ATGACAAG AGAAGTAAAGTCAGCTCTGGATGGAATATACGACGATGTAGTGGCTATGAATACCTCGGTTCAAACTATGACCAATCAGCTCCAAACAACCAAGACACAAACATTCCAATTGATCGACCAGACAACGAAATTACAAAACGAAAG caaaaaattatgtatgcAACAGGATATCGCCAATGCATTTataaaaaactttcaattaaCACCAGCCGAACTTGCGATACTGCACGGCCCGTCTCGAGAAACTCCTATAACGAgcgattttttcgtcgtcgtcgatcgcGTGCAG GAAATACATGGCAACTGTCGAATCCTGATGCAATCGGGATATCAAACATTGGCATTGGACGTTATGCAAAGAATGACTTTACTCCAAGAAGCCGCTCTGGAGAGATTGTATCGCTGGACACAGAGCCAATGCAGACACATAGAAAACGAGTTGCTGGCCCCTCTCCTAATCAAAGCAATGAGCAAACTAGAAGATCGCCCTGTTCTCTACAA GTACGTACTAGACGAGTACTGCACTGCCAGAAGATCGATCTTGGTAGGATCATTCATAGATGCACTGACGCTGGGTGATGGTTTTGGAGGAAGTTCCAATCCCATAGAAATGCACGCCCACGATCCAAAGCGATATGTCGGAGATATGCTCGCGTGGTTACATCAAGCGATACCGGTTGAGAAAGAGAACATTCTAACGCTGGTCAAAGCCTGCGACAAATCAG ATGTATCCGATCAGATCAAACAGGCGCTTGGCAACATAACGGAAGGCCTCTGCCACCCTCTGAAATCGCGAGTGGAGCATATCCTCGCCGTCGAAGCTCCGGCCACCGTTTTATACTCGGTCACGACACTGATAAGATTTTACCAATCGATAATAACGCAGGTCGTACCCGACAGCGTGTTGACCACCACCCTCAACGACCTTCTCGAGCAAAGCGATCGTAGTTTTGTTACCAGACTTCAAAGAGAGACGCGAGCTGCGTTGGGAGATCGCGCCGATCCGCCGGGCACCGATCTCGTCCCCGCACCGTCGGTGTCCAGGCTGTTGTCTCTGCTCAATGAAGTCCTATCTGTCGCGAGCATAGCCGAAGAGCGAGAAAAGGACATGCTGCAA ATTGTGTCTTGCGTGATCGATCCGTTACTGCAAGAAGTCAACGAGACCGCATCCAGACTTCCTACTGTCGACATGGCGGTGTATCTTCTGAATTGTATGCATCAGATACAGTCTACGTTGGCGTTATACGAGTACATGGATCAGAGACTCGAGAGATTGCAG GCTCAAGCGGACGCGCAGATCGACACGTTGACTTCGGAACAAGCCAGTTCACTGGTGGCGAATTTGAATCTAGGACCGATCTACACGATTTTGCAAGGACGGGAGCAAGGTCCGTTGTCTTCCATTCCTGGCATGGACCCTCTCAGCGTAAAAGAATTCACG AACAAGTTGGAAGCATTTTTGGTGATGCCGGATATACTGTTGCTGCCACAGATAAGCCTCTTGCAGAGCAATACACACAGGACCGTAACCCAGAAACGATCGTTCGAAGTGATCGGAGCAATTTACAAACAATTGTACGATGCATGTCATAAcccgaaaaataattatcaaaatcCCAACAGCCTCTTCACGAAAACCCCTGAAGAACTGCTGAAAGCGTTGGTCTCCTAA
- the LOC105693069 gene encoding conserved oligomeric Golgi complex subunit 6 isoform X1, translating to MNANNEKGGTSVLVRRVDKLLESRLDNDKETLEALKELSTFFTENTLNARRNLRSKIERRSLLINEDFVSAFREVKSALDGIYDDVVAMNTSVQTMTNQLQTTKTQTFQLIDQTTKLQNESKKLCMQQDIANAFIKNFQLTPAELAILHGPSRETPITSDFFVVVDRVQEIHGNCRILMQSGYQTLALDVMQRMTLLQEAALERLYRWTQSQCRHIENELLAPLLIKAMSKLEDRPVLYKYVLDEYCTARRSILVGSFIDALTLGDGFGGSSNPIEMHAHDPKRYVGDMLAWLHQAIPVEKENILTLVKACDKSDVSDQIKQALGNITEGLCHPLKSRVEHILAVEAPATVLYSVTTLIRFYQSIITQVVPDSVLTTTLNDLLEQSDRSFVTRLQRETRAALGDRADPPGTDLVPAPSVSRLLSLLNEVLSVASIAEEREKDMLQIVSCVIDPLLQEVNETASRLPTVDMAVYLLNCMHQIQSTLALYEYMDQRLERLQAQADAQIDTLTSEQASSLVANLNLGPIYTILQGREQGPLSSIPGMDPLSVKEFTNKLEAFLVMPDILLLPQISLLQSNTHRTVTQKRSFEVIGAIYKQLYDACHNPKNNYQNPNSLFTKTPEELLKALVS from the exons ATGAACGCGAATAATGAAAAGGGCGGAACTTCCGTCCTCGTCAGAAGGGTGGATAAGCTTCTAGAATCTCGTCTGGATAATGACAAG GAAACATTGGAAGCGCTCAAAGAATTGTCGACCTTTTTTACCGAGAATACTCTGAACGCTAGGAGAAATCTTAGGAGTAAAATAGAAAGGAGAAGTTTACTCATAAATGAAGACTTCGTGTCCGCTTTCAGAGAAGTAAAGTCAGCTCTGGATGGAATATACGACGATGTAGTGGCTATGAATACCTCGGTTCAAACTATGACCAATCAGCTCCAAACAACCAAGACACAAACATTCCAATTGATCGACCAGACAACGAAATTACAAAACGAAAG caaaaaattatgtatgcAACAGGATATCGCCAATGCATTTataaaaaactttcaattaaCACCAGCCGAACTTGCGATACTGCACGGCCCGTCTCGAGAAACTCCTATAACGAgcgattttttcgtcgtcgtcgatcgcGTGCAG GAAATACATGGCAACTGTCGAATCCTGATGCAATCGGGATATCAAACATTGGCATTGGACGTTATGCAAAGAATGACTTTACTCCAAGAAGCCGCTCTGGAGAGATTGTATCGCTGGACACAGAGCCAATGCAGACACATAGAAAACGAGTTGCTGGCCCCTCTCCTAATCAAAGCAATGAGCAAACTAGAAGATCGCCCTGTTCTCTACAA GTACGTACTAGACGAGTACTGCACTGCCAGAAGATCGATCTTGGTAGGATCATTCATAGATGCACTGACGCTGGGTGATGGTTTTGGAGGAAGTTCCAATCCCATAGAAATGCACGCCCACGATCCAAAGCGATATGTCGGAGATATGCTCGCGTGGTTACATCAAGCGATACCGGTTGAGAAAGAGAACATTCTAACGCTGGTCAAAGCCTGCGACAAATCAG ATGTATCCGATCAGATCAAACAGGCGCTTGGCAACATAACGGAAGGCCTCTGCCACCCTCTGAAATCGCGAGTGGAGCATATCCTCGCCGTCGAAGCTCCGGCCACCGTTTTATACTCGGTCACGACACTGATAAGATTTTACCAATCGATAATAACGCAGGTCGTACCCGACAGCGTGTTGACCACCACCCTCAACGACCTTCTCGAGCAAAGCGATCGTAGTTTTGTTACCAGACTTCAAAGAGAGACGCGAGCTGCGTTGGGAGATCGCGCCGATCCGCCGGGCACCGATCTCGTCCCCGCACCGTCGGTGTCCAGGCTGTTGTCTCTGCTCAATGAAGTCCTATCTGTCGCGAGCATAGCCGAAGAGCGAGAAAAGGACATGCTGCAA ATTGTGTCTTGCGTGATCGATCCGTTACTGCAAGAAGTCAACGAGACCGCATCCAGACTTCCTACTGTCGACATGGCGGTGTATCTTCTGAATTGTATGCATCAGATACAGTCTACGTTGGCGTTATACGAGTACATGGATCAGAGACTCGAGAGATTGCAG GCTCAAGCGGACGCGCAGATCGACACGTTGACTTCGGAACAAGCCAGTTCACTGGTGGCGAATTTGAATCTAGGACCGATCTACACGATTTTGCAAGGACGGGAGCAAGGTCCGTTGTCTTCCATTCCTGGCATGGACCCTCTCAGCGTAAAAGAATTCACG AACAAGTTGGAAGCATTTTTGGTGATGCCGGATATACTGTTGCTGCCACAGATAAGCCTCTTGCAGAGCAATACACACAGGACCGTAACCCAGAAACGATCGTTCGAAGTGATCGGAGCAATTTACAAACAATTGTACGATGCATGTCATAAcccgaaaaataattatcaaaatcCCAACAGCCTCTTCACGAAAACCCCTGAAGAACTGCTGAAAGCGTTGGTCTCCTAA